From the genome of Vicia villosa cultivar HV-30 ecotype Madison, WI linkage group LG2, Vvil1.0, whole genome shotgun sequence, one region includes:
- the LOC131647845 gene encoding protein RICE SALT SENSITIVE 3-like, whose protein sequence is MVGSGATSESDRSKEAVGMMALHEALRTVCLNSDWTYSVFWTIRPRPRVRGGNGCKVGDDNGSLMLMWEDGFCRGRGSSSGCVEDIDAEDLVRKAFSKMSIQLYNYGEGLMGKVASDKCHKWVFKEPTECEPNISNYWQSSFDALPPEWTDQFESGIQTIAVIQAGHGLLQLGSCKIIPEDLHFVLRMRHTFESLGYQSGFYLSQLFSSTRNTSSSTSLPSKPSSTTLPIRPPPPLFNWGQRPLTSPSSMLSSPNFQQHAARLGFPQTKDETHMFLMPHASSHDQAPRIEDMMGGEHHDNDIKWPNGLSFFNALTGRADDAKLLFNPDNLGGKQSDHDHNQNHNHNQNLHHPLNQNPNSDGSNPNEFLSLDSHHDSGRKMDKFKRSFTLPTRVASSSSSTSMDHHQQHQQQGVEYRNSEGGMYSDVMETFLE, encoded by the exons ATGGTGGGCTCAGGAGCAACCTCTGAATCTGATAGGAGCAAAGAAGCTGTTGGGATGATGGCCCTTCATGAGGCCCTCCGAACCGTCTGTCTTAACTCTGACTGGACTTACTCTGTCTTCTGGACTATTCGTCCTCGCCc TAGAGTTAGAGGTGGTAATGGCTGCAAGGTTGGTGATGATAACGGTAGCTT GATGTTGATGTGGGAAGATGGATTTTGTAGAGGACGAGGTTCTTCTTCAGGTTGTGTTGAAGATATTGATGCAGAAGATCTTGTTAGAAAAGCTTTCAGCAAAATGTCCATTCAGTTGTATAATTATGGAGAAGG GTTGATGGGGAAAGTTGCATCTGATAAGTGTCACAAATGGGTCTTTAAAGAGCCAACAGAATGTGAACCAAACATCTCTAACTACTGGCAGAGTTCATTTGATGCT CTTCCTCCTGAATGGACAGACCAATTTGAGTCAGGCATTCAG ACCATTGCTGTAATCCAAGCTGGCCATGGTCTTCTTCAACTTGGTTCTTGCAAGATT ATTCCTGAGGATCTTCATTTTGTTCTAAGAATGAGGCACACATTTGAATCATTAGGCTACCAATCTGGTTTCTATCTCTCACAGCTTTTCTCATCAACAAGGAACACTTCCTCATCAACTTCACTTCCTTCAAAACCATCTTCCACCACCCTTCCAATTAGGCCACCTCCGCCACTCTTCAACTGGGGTCAGAGACCCCTAACTTCTCCTTCATCCATGCTATCCTCACCCAATTTTCAACAACATGCAGCTAGGCTTGGTTTTCCACAAACCAAAGATGAAACACACATGTTTCTCATGCCTCATGCATCATCACATGATCAAGCTCCAAGAATTGAGGACATGATGGGAGGAGAACATCATGACAATGACATTAAATGGCCAAACGGTTTGTCTTTCTTTAACGCTTTAACCGGTAGAGCTGATGATGCTAAGCTTTTGTTTAATCCTGACAACTTAGGAGGAAAACAAAGTGATCATGATCATAATCaaaatcataatcataatcaaaATCTTCATCACCCTCTCAATCAAAATCCTAACTCGGATGGTTCAAACCCAAATGAGTTTTTGAGCTTGGATAGTCACCATGATAGTGGAAGAAAAATGGACAAGTTTAAGAGGAGTTTCACTTTACCTACaagagttgcttcatcatcttcatctacttCAATggatcatcatcaacaacatcaacaacaaggtGTGGAGTATAGGAATTCAGAAGGTGGTATGTACTCAGATGTTATGGAGACCTTTTTGGAGTGA